In Rhinoraja longicauda isolate Sanriku21f chromosome 39, sRhiLon1.1, whole genome shotgun sequence, one DNA window encodes the following:
- the LOC144611277 gene encoding tubulin alpha chain-like → MPSDKTIGGGDDSFNTFFSETGAGKHVPRAVFIDLEPTVIDEVRTGTYRQLFHPEQLITGKEDAANNYARGHCSIGKEIVDLVLDRIRKLADQCTGLQGFLIFHSFGGGTGSGFTSLLMERLSVDYGKKSKLELSIYPAPQISTAVVEPYNAVLVTHCTLEHSDCSFMLDNEAIYDVCRRNLDIERPTYTNLNRLMAQIVSSITASLRFDGALNVDLLEFQTNLVPYPRIHFPLVTYAPLISAEKAYHEQLSVSEITNSCFEPANQMLKCDPRQGKYMACCMMYRGDVVPKDVNAAIATIKTKRSIQFVDWCPTGFKVGINYQPPTVVPGGDLAKVQRAVCMLSNTTAISMAWTRMNLKFDKMYAKRAFVHWYVGEGLEEGEFQDAREDMASLEKDYEEVGIDSADLDKKGEEEE, encoded by the exons ATGCCCAGCGACAAGACTATTGGAGGCGGCGACGACTCCTTCAACACCTTCTTCAGCGAGACGGGGGCGGGAAAGCACGTCCCACGGGCCGTGTTCATCGACCTGGAGCCCACGGTGATCG ATGAGGTACGGACCGGCACCTACCGGCAGCTCTTCCACCCTGAGCAGCTCATCACCGGCAAGGAGGACGCGGCCAATAACTACGCCAGGGGCCACTGCTCCATCGGCAAAGAGATCGTGGACCTGGTTCTAGATCGCATCAGGAAGCTG GCCGACCAGTGCACCGGATTGCAGGGATTCCTCATCTTCCATAGTTTCGGCGGCGGCACCGGCTCGGGCTTCACCTCCCTCCTCATGGAGAGACTCTCCGTGGACTACGGCAAGAAATCCAAGCTGGAGCTTTCCATCTACCCGGCGCCGCAGATCTCCACCGCCGTGGTCGAGCCCTACAACGCGGTGCTGGTCACCCACTGCACCCTGGAGCACTCCGACTGCTCCTTCATGCTGGACAACGAGGCCATTTACGACGTGTGTCGGCGGAACCTGGACATCGAGCGGCCCACATATACTAACCTCAACCGCCTGATGGCGCAGATCGTGTCGTCCATCACCGCCTCGCTGCGCTTCGACGGCGCCCTCAACGTGGATCTGCTCGAGTTCCAGACCAACCTGGTCCCCTACCCGCGCATCCACTTCCCGCTGGTGACCTACGCGCCCCTGATCTCGGCCGAGAAAGCTTACCACGAGCAACTCTCCGTGTCAGAGATCACCAACTCCTGCTTCGAGCCGGCCAACCAGATGCTCAAGTGCGACCCCCGCCAGGGCAAGTACATGGCGTGCTGCATGATGTATCGCGGGGACGTGGTGCCCAAGGACGTCAACGCCGCCATCGCCACCATCAAGACCAAGCGCTCCATCCAGTTCGTGGACTGGTGTCCGACCGGTTTCAAG GTAGGCATCAACTACCAGCCCCCGACGGTGGTGCCGGGGGGCGACCTGGCCAAGGTGCAACGAGCCGTCTGCATGCTGAGCAACACCACCGCCATCTCCATGGCCTGGACCCGCATGAACCTCAAGTTCGACAAGATGTACGCCAAGCGGGCCTTTGTCCACTGGTACGTGGGAGAGGGGCTGGAGGAAGGGGAGTTCCAAGACGCGCGGGAGGACATGGCATCGCTGGAGAAGGACTACGAGGAAGTGGGCATCGATTCGGCGGATCTGGACaagaagggggaagaggaagagtga